The Zingiber officinale cultivar Zhangliang chromosome 10A, Zo_v1.1, whole genome shotgun sequence genome contains a region encoding:
- the LOC122027139 gene encoding palmitoyl-acyl carrier protein thioesterase, chloroplastic-like, which yields MVASVAASAFFPVPSSSSVVSSKASRAINETPESLGVRGIVAKPASSSGAMQVKAHAQAPPKVNGTKVVLKSESHTIEEEAPSSSRTFYNQLPDWSFLFAAVTTIFLAAEKQFTLIDWKPKRPDMLADAFGLGKIMQDGMVFRQNFSIRSYEIGADRTASIETLMNHLQETALNHVRSAGLMGAGFGSTPEMSKRNLIWVVTKMQALVEQYPSWEDVVQVDTWVASSGKNGMRRDWHVRDYRTGQTVLRATSVWVMMNKQTRRLSKIPEEVRAEIGSYFMDRDPIINDDGRKLSKLEDDNADYVRTGLTPRWGDLDVNQHVNNVKYIGWILESAPISILESHELSGMTMEYRRECGKDSVLQSLAAVSSNHLPETGLECQHLLRSESGAEVLRARTEWRPKRAQGLLPNTGSLP from the exons ATGGTTGCGTCTGTGGCTGCTTCTGCCTTCTTCCCAGTCCCATCTTCCTCGTCTGTGGTGTCATCCAAAGCATCAAGGGCCATTAATGAAACTCCTGAAAGTTTAGGCGTTCGAGGCATTGTAGCCAAGCCCGCCTCGTCATCTGGAGCTATGCAGGTTAAGGCTCATGCCCAAGCACCTCCTAAGGTCAACGGGACAAAGGTCGTCCTGAAATCTGAATCCCACACGATCGAGGAAGAAGCTCCCTCATCCTCAAGAACATTCTACAACCAGCTACCAGATTGGAGTTTTCTCTTTGCTGCCGTAACTACTATCTTTTTGGCAGCGGAAAAGCAATTTACACTTATTGACTGGAAGCCCAAGCGACCTGACATGCTTGCCGATGCATTTGGGCTTGGGAAGATCATGCAGGATGGAATGGTTTTCAGACAGAATTTCTCCATTCGGTCATATGAAATAGGGGCAGATCGAACAGCGTCTATAGAGACCTTGATGAATCATCTACAG GAAACTGCTCTTAATCATGTAAGGAGTGCTGGGTTAATGGGTGCTGGCTTTGGCTCAACTCCTGAAATGAGTAAGAGAAATTTGATTTGGGTTGTTACCAAGATGCAAGCCCTTGTTGAACAATATCCTTCCTG GGAAGATGTTGTTCAAGTGGATACATGGGTGGCTTCATCTGGGAAAAATGGGATGCGTCGAGATTGGCATGTTCGGGACTATCGAACTGGCCAAACTGTTCTGCGAGCAACTAG TGTGTGGGTGATGATGAACAAACAGACTAGGAGATTGTCAAAAATTCCAGAGGAAGTCCGTGCAGAAATAGGATCCTATTTTATGGACCGTGATCCTATTATAAATGACGACGGCAGAAAACTTTCAAAGCTCGAAGATGATAATGCAGATTATGTTCGAACAGGGCTAACT CCGCGGTGGGGTGATTTGGATGTCAACCAGCATGTTAACAACGTTAAATATATTGGATGGATCCTTGAG AGCGCGCCGATCTCAATCCTGGAGAGCCATGAGCTTTCAGGCATGACAATGGAGTACAGGAGGGAGTGCGGGAAGGACAGTGTTCTGCAGTCGCTGGCGGCCGTCTCGAGCAACCATTTGCCGGAGACTGGCTTGGAGTGTCAGCATCTTCTACGGTCGGAGAGCGGAGCAGAGGTTCTACGGGCACGAACGGAATGGAGGCCCAAGCGTGCCCAGGGTCTCCTCCCAAACACGGGCTCACTTCCGTGA